The Planctomycetota bacterium genome contains a region encoding:
- the rpmB gene encoding 50S ribosomal protein L28, whose amino-acid sequence MPRVCHFTGKKTKMGRSQTTRGKAKYLGGVGTKVTGVSKRKFKPNLQKVRAVVDGKVCRVYASAKAIKMGLVVKPQKRTWRPGDDG is encoded by the coding sequence ATGCCACGCGTATGCCACTTTACCGGTAAGAAGACCAAGATGGGCCGCAGCCAGACCACGCGTGGTAAGGCCAAGTACCTCGGCGGTGTCGGCACCAAGGTCACCGGCGTCTCCAAGCGGAAGTTCAAGCCGAACCTGCAAAAGGTCCGCGCGGTTGTCGACGGCAAGGTTTGCCGTGTGTACGCCTCTGCCAAGGCGATCAAGATGGGCCTCGTCGTAAAGCCCCAGAAACGCACCTGGCGCCCCGGCGACGACGGGTAA
- a CDS encoding DoxX family protein encodes MSGMKKLIPILFGGAGASTLLGDVGLAILRVGTGLLIAAHGLPKIPPSEGFIGMVEGLGFPAPALAAWGAGITELVGGVLLALGLLTRPVALALVGNMAVAAFLAHADDPLLLKPTRIDGAGYYTAGKEFALLYLLPFVAFALLGAGKTGVDMFIRKGK; translated from the coding sequence ATGTCCGGCATGAAAAAGCTCATCCCGATCTTGTTCGGCGGGGCCGGTGCATCGACGCTGCTCGGTGACGTGGGGCTGGCCATTCTCCGGGTCGGCACGGGGTTGCTCATCGCGGCTCACGGCTTACCGAAGATTCCGCCGAGCGAAGGGTTCATCGGCATGGTCGAAGGCCTTGGCTTCCCCGCGCCGGCGTTGGCGGCTTGGGGGGCGGGGATCACGGAATTGGTCGGCGGGGTGCTGCTCGCACTCGGCCTGCTGACCCGGCCCGTGGCGCTGGCCTTGGTCGGCAACATGGCCGTCGCGGCGTTCCTTGCCCATGCCGACGATCCGTTGCTACTCAAACCGACGCGGATCGACGGGGCCGGGTACTACACGGCCGGCAAGGAGTTCGCGCTGCTGTACCTGTTGCCGTTTGTGGCATTCGCGCTGCTCGGAGCGGGCAAGACCGGCGTCGACATGTTCATTCGCAAGGGCAAGTAG
- a CDS encoding carboxypeptidase M32 — protein sequence MSPQDAYASLIGKLREVALIGSAASTLEWDMQTQMPEQGIGVRGEQLELLSTLRHARFTDPAIGELLAILTTSDLAKGDTPEAANIRETQRDYTRACKLPGDLVGAIARQESVGQKAWEQARKADDFSQFEPHLRTMVGLKQQAADAYGHDGERYDALLEEYEPGATTVEVASVLEGLRGPLVELVAAVKDSGKDVRHDMLERKYPGKDQAEFARFAAQAVGFDFDAGRIDVSAHPFCTGLNTGDTRITTRYDENFFGDAFFGTLHEAGHGMYEQGLPKAEHFGTPMGESVSLGIHESQSRMWENAVGRSAAFWKWAYPLAQKRFKDALWDITEDEFVGGANAIRPTLIRTESDETTYNLHILLRFELERALLAGDLDPKDLPGAWTEKMTKYLGVVAPSDADGCLQDVHWSAGLIGYFPTYTLGNLYAAQLFEKAREDLGDLDDQFAHGHFAALLTWLRENIHQHGRRYTAGQLCERVTGKSLSSEPLLRYLRGKAKSYYGV from the coding sequence ATGTCGCCCCAAGATGCTTACGCCTCACTGATCGGAAAACTCCGCGAAGTCGCCCTGATCGGGTCCGCCGCCTCGACGCTCGAATGGGACATGCAAACGCAAATGCCCGAGCAGGGCATCGGCGTGCGCGGCGAGCAGTTGGAACTGCTTTCAACGTTGCGCCACGCCCGCTTCACCGACCCGGCCATCGGCGAACTCCTTGCGATCCTGACGACGAGTGACTTGGCCAAAGGCGATACGCCCGAGGCGGCGAACATCCGGGAGACCCAACGCGATTACACCCGTGCCTGCAAACTCCCGGGCGACCTGGTCGGTGCCATCGCCCGGCAGGAATCGGTCGGGCAGAAAGCATGGGAACAGGCGCGGAAGGCGGATGATTTTTCCCAGTTCGAGCCGCACCTTCGGACGATGGTGGGCTTGAAGCAGCAAGCCGCCGACGCCTACGGGCATGACGGCGAGCGGTACGACGCGCTGCTCGAGGAGTACGAACCCGGCGCGACGACGGTCGAGGTTGCGTCGGTACTCGAAGGTCTGCGTGGCCCGCTCGTCGAACTCGTCGCTGCGGTGAAGGACAGCGGCAAGGACGTGCGGCACGACATGCTGGAACGAAAGTATCCCGGCAAAGATCAGGCCGAGTTCGCACGGTTCGCCGCCCAGGCCGTTGGCTTCGACTTCGATGCTGGAAGAATCGACGTGAGCGCTCACCCGTTCTGCACCGGGCTCAACACCGGCGACACGCGCATCACCACCCGCTACGACGAAAACTTTTTCGGGGATGCGTTTTTCGGCACGCTCCACGAGGCCGGTCACGGCATGTATGAGCAAGGTCTGCCCAAGGCCGAGCATTTCGGCACGCCAATGGGCGAGAGCGTTTCGCTCGGTATCCACGAGTCGCAGTCACGCATGTGGGAGAACGCGGTGGGGCGTAGTGCCGCCTTCTGGAAGTGGGCTTACCCGCTGGCCCAAAAGCGTTTCAAGGACGCGCTCTGGGACATCACCGAGGACGAGTTCGTCGGCGGTGCCAACGCCATCCGGCCGACGCTCATCCGCACCGAGTCCGACGAGACGACTTACAACCTGCACATCCTGCTGCGCTTCGAACTGGAGCGGGCGCTGCTTGCCGGCGATCTCGACCCGAAGGATTTGCCCGGTGCCTGGACCGAGAAGATGACCAAGTACCTTGGCGTCGTTGCCCCCAGCGATGCCGACGGGTGCCTGCAGGACGTGCACTGGTCCGCGGGGCTCATCGGCTATTTCCCGACCTACACCCTCGGCAACCTGTACGCCGCCCAGCTCTTTGAAAAGGCCCGCGAAGACCTCGGCGACCTCGACGACCAGTTCGCCCACGGCCACTTCGCGGCCCTGCTCACCTGGCTCCGCGAGAACATCCACCAGCACGGCCGCCGCTACACCGCAGGCCAGCTCTGCGAGCGCGTCACCGGCAAATCCCTCAGCAGCGAACCGTTGCTGCGTTACCTCCGCGGCAAGGCGAAATCGTACTACGGCGTCTGA
- a CDS encoding S1 RNA-binding domain-containing protein, which translates to MSDENKTFRPSDAAVDAEVDAALGDIDMDALYESNAPEQTATELTGEHPGKIMSIDVPKNEAMIDLGGKHQGIVPLDQWDGRMPTIGEDEAFVIERRDAEDELYRLNRKGKASRNATVETIEIGQVVEATVTGLNKGGLECRIGRALRAFMPSGQVDIHFHEDLSIFLNEKFEAKVQKIDKATKNVILSRRMVIEAERREKKKELMAEIQPGDVRSGTVSNIMDFGAFVDLGGADGLLHVSEMTYRRGVKPEDIVKKGDHVEVTVLSVDHDKNKISLSLRASMPNPWDNATEKYQVGSTVTGRVVKTTNFGAFVEVEEGIEGLLPISELSYQRVNRTTDVVKEGETVRLVILSMDPKSKKISFSLKAAAPDPWEGVEGKYAAGTEHVGTVTRVADFGAFVQLEPAVEGLVHISELSDKRVRQTSDVVKQGQQVTARVLSLDTEQRRLRLSLRSAKAIEADAKKNELPVTPDKTPAEKKAREKKLKKTPLKGGLDF; encoded by the coding sequence ATGTCCGACGAAAACAAGACGTTCCGCCCTTCCGATGCCGCCGTGGATGCCGAGGTCGATGCCGCCCTGGGGGACATCGACATGGACGCGCTGTACGAAAGTAACGCCCCCGAGCAAACGGCCACCGAACTCACCGGCGAACATCCGGGCAAGATCATGTCCATCGACGTGCCCAAGAACGAGGCGATGATCGATCTCGGCGGCAAGCACCAGGGCATCGTGCCGCTCGATCAATGGGACGGCCGAATGCCGACCATCGGCGAGGACGAGGCGTTCGTCATCGAACGCCGCGACGCGGAGGACGAGCTCTACCGCCTCAACCGCAAGGGCAAAGCCTCCCGCAACGCCACCGTCGAAACCATCGAGATCGGGCAGGTCGTTGAGGCGACCGTCACGGGATTGAACAAGGGCGGACTCGAATGCCGCATCGGCCGGGCGCTGCGTGCGTTCATGCCCAGCGGCCAGGTCGACATCCACTTTCACGAAGACCTCTCGATCTTCCTCAACGAGAAGTTCGAGGCCAAGGTCCAGAAGATCGACAAGGCGACCAAGAACGTGATTCTCAGCCGCCGCATGGTCATCGAGGCCGAGCGGCGTGAGAAGAAGAAAGAGCTGATGGCCGAGATCCAGCCGGGCGATGTCCGCTCGGGCACGGTCTCGAACATCATGGACTTCGGCGCGTTCGTCGACCTCGGCGGGGCCGATGGTTTGCTGCACGTTTCGGAAATGACCTACCGCCGCGGCGTCAAGCCGGAGGACATCGTCAAGAAAGGCGACCACGTCGAGGTCACCGTTCTGAGCGTCGATCACGACAAGAACAAGATCAGCTTGAGCCTGCGGGCGTCGATGCCCAACCCGTGGGACAACGCCACCGAGAAGTATCAGGTCGGCTCCACCGTCACAGGCCGCGTCGTGAAGACGACCAACTTCGGCGCATTCGTCGAGGTCGAGGAAGGCATCGAAGGGTTGCTGCCCATCAGCGAACTCTCCTACCAGCGTGTCAACCGCACGACCGATGTTGTCAAGGAAGGCGAGACCGTTCGGCTCGTGATCCTCTCGATGGACCCAAAGTCGAAGAAGATATCCTTCTCGCTCAAAGCCGCCGCGCCTGACCCGTGGGAAGGCGTCGAAGGCAAGTACGCCGCCGGCACCGAACACGTCGGCACCGTAACGCGCGTCGCCGACTTCGGCGCGTTCGTCCAACTCGAGCCGGCCGTCGAGGGCCTCGTTCACATCTCCGAGCTCTCCGACAAACGTGTCCGCCAGACCAGCGACGTTGTCAAGCAGGGCCAACAGGTCACGGCCCGCGTCCTGAGCCTCGACACCGAACAGCGCCGCTTGCGCCTGAGCCTCCGCAGCGCCAAGGCGATCGAAGCCGACGCGAAGAAGAACGAGTTGCCCGTCACCCCCGACAAGACCCCGGCCGAGAAGAAAGCCCGCGAGAAGAAGCTCAAGAAAACCCCGCTCAAGGGCGGTCTGGATTTCTGA
- a CDS encoding aminotransferase class III-fold pyridoxal phosphate-dependent enzyme encodes MSDPTPELLARGDAVLMDNYARNRDAVMVRGQGATLTDAAGKTYIDLFAGFGGAVLGHCQSDLVEAVQQQAATLWHVGNSFHTLPQIELGEMLAKHAFDGRAFFCHGGADANETAVKAARLYGHRDGGKRWKVIVLSRAFHGRTLAMIAANSSDATRAGFEPTIPGFVRHDPDDLASLESVIDDETAAIMFEPTQGEGGVWPISPEDARHVRELCDKHGILMICDEVWVCFRTGWWFGHQRFDGVEPDLLTLGKAIGGGLPVGVCWAKPHVAELMVPGKHGSTLGGNPICATAAATVMKVIERDGLVDRARTLGDQLKQRLAEFPGVTEVRGHGLFLGLELESSPADFAVQCVRAGVIANRTGTGVIRLAPPINIETDELEQGLDRLKGVLEGLHR; translated from the coding sequence ATGTCCGACCCCACTCCCGAACTGCTGGCCCGTGGCGACGCCGTGCTGATGGACAACTACGCCCGCAACCGTGACGCGGTCATGGTCCGTGGACAGGGCGCGACGCTCACCGACGCGGCCGGCAAGACGTACATCGACCTCTTCGCCGGCTTCGGGGGCGCGGTGCTCGGGCATTGTCAGTCGGACCTCGTCGAAGCCGTCCAGCAGCAGGCCGCGACGCTCTGGCATGTCGGCAACTCGTTCCACACCCTCCCGCAGATCGAGCTCGGCGAGATGCTGGCGAAGCACGCCTTCGATGGGCGGGCGTTTTTCTGTCACGGCGGAGCCGACGCGAACGAGACCGCGGTGAAGGCGGCCCGCTTGTACGGCCATCGCGACGGGGGGAAACGCTGGAAGGTGATCGTGCTGAGCCGGGCTTTTCACGGGCGGACGTTGGCGATGATCGCGGCCAACAGTTCCGACGCGACCCGCGCCGGCTTCGAGCCGACCATCCCCGGCTTCGTTCGCCATGACCCCGACGACCTCGCCAGCCTCGAAAGCGTCATCGACGACGAAACGGCGGCGATCATGTTCGAGCCGACGCAGGGCGAGGGTGGCGTCTGGCCGATCTCGCCGGAGGACGCACGCCACGTTCGCGAGCTATGCGACAAGCACGGCATTCTGATGATCTGCGACGAAGTGTGGGTTTGCTTCCGCACGGGTTGGTGGTTCGGGCACCAGCGGTTCGATGGCGTGGAGCCGGACCTACTCACGCTCGGGAAGGCGATCGGCGGTGGTTTGCCGGTGGGCGTGTGCTGGGCGAAGCCGCACGTCGCGGAGCTGATGGTTCCCGGCAAGCATGGCTCAACGCTCGGCGGTAATCCGATCTGCGCCACCGCCGCTGCGACCGTGATGAAGGTCATCGAACGCGACGGGCTGGTCGATCGTGCCAGGACGCTCGGCGATCAGCTCAAGCAGCGCCTTGCGGAGTTTCCCGGCGTCACCGAAGTTCGCGGCCACGGCCTGTTTCTCGGCCTCGAACTCGAAAGCTCACCGGCCGACTTCGCCGTTCAGTGCGTTCGCGCCGGCGTCATCGCCAACCGCACGGGCACCGGCGTCATCCGGCTCGCACCGCCGATCAACATCGAGACCGATGAACTTGAGCAGGGGCTCGATCGTCTCAAGGGTGTGCTGGAAGGACTGCACCGATGA
- a CDS encoding Gfo/Idh/MocA family oxidoreductase: MTTLRFGILGTGNIAKQFAADVRKSERCRITAVGSRTQASADGFAEQFGPMNRHGNYDALLADDEVDTIYVSTPNTLHREWTEKALAAGKHVLCEKPLATSRADAEAMFAAAEAADRVLVEAFMYRAHPQTLQLQRALREGAIGNVKLVRASFCYRTRKIDGNVRFDSNLAGGALMDVGCYCINAAMMVAGTEPESWHAISRMHERGVDEQTTGVLKFSNGVVAEFSCALTTQANNTLHICGDEGWIEVPVPWKPPIGEAGFTIHRGTPPKQDGPVTRQTGPEWVDVPDDRPLYAIEADAFAATVLDGTEAFMPQGASLVLAGILEDMRSGMIT, translated from the coding sequence ATGACAACACTTCGATTCGGCATCCTCGGCACCGGCAACATCGCCAAGCAGTTCGCGGCCGACGTCCGCAAATCGGAGCGTTGCCGCATCACCGCCGTCGGCTCAAGGACGCAGGCCAGCGCCGACGGGTTCGCCGAGCAGTTCGGGCCAATGAACCGCCACGGCAACTACGACGCCCTGCTCGCCGATGACGAGGTCGATACGATCTACGTCTCGACGCCCAACACGCTGCATAGGGAGTGGACCGAAAAGGCGCTCGCCGCGGGAAAACATGTGCTTTGCGAGAAGCCGCTCGCGACGAGCCGGGCGGATGCGGAAGCGATGTTCGCGGCAGCAGAAGCAGCGGATCGCGTGCTCGTCGAGGCGTTCATGTACCGCGCTCATCCCCAGACGTTGCAACTGCAACGAGCCCTCCGCGAAGGCGCGATCGGCAACGTCAAACTCGTCCGTGCCAGCTTCTGCTATCGCACCAGGAAGATCGACGGCAATGTCCGTTTCGACAGCAATCTTGCAGGCGGCGCGTTGATGGACGTCGGGTGCTACTGCATCAACGCGGCGATGATGGTGGCTGGCACTGAACCCGAAAGCTGGCACGCGATCAGCCGAATGCACGAACGTGGCGTCGACGAGCAAACGACCGGCGTGCTGAAGTTCTCCAACGGGGTGGTCGCCGAGTTCAGTTGTGCGCTTACGACGCAGGCCAACAACACGTTGCACATTTGCGGCGACGAAGGTTGGATCGAAGTGCCGGTGCCGTGGAAGCCGCCGATCGGTGAGGCGGGTTTCACGATCCACCGCGGCACGCCACCAAAACAGGACGGACCCGTTACGCGGCAGACCGGGCCGGAGTGGGTCGACGTGCCAGATGATCGGCCGTTGTACGCAATCGAGGCCGACGCATTCGCGGCAACGGTGTTGGACGGAACGGAAGCGTTCATGCCCCAAGGTGCGAGTTTAGTGCTTGCGGGGATTCTCGAAGACATGCGCTCCGGCATGATCACTTAA